One Thiocapsa sp. genomic window carries:
- a CDS encoding integrase arm-type DNA-binding domain-containing protein: MPLTDAAIRNAKPGAKPVKLSDGAGLFLLITTKDRRWWRLRYRFDSKEKMLSLGTYPQVTLKDARQKRDEARALLAKGIDPSAQRQAEKTADAGGDRFAAVAEEWFKKFSPRWVPGYRLKIRAWLDKDLIPYLGFLPTDTITAPELLAVARRVEARGALHTAHRLIRCAGQIFRYAVATGRATRDPSGDLRGALPPADAGHFASVTDPARVAELLRMIDGYTGTPTVRAALRLAPLVFVRPGELRKAEWEAIDLDAAQWRYTVTKTRTEHIVPLSTQSVEILRELHPLTGHGRYVFPSARGDDRPMSENAVLAAMRRLGIPKDEMSGHGFRAMARTILDEVLGYRPDLIEHQLAHAVRDPNGRAYNRTAHLAARTTMMQGWADYLDGIKIEGSNVVGIRRAGNR, translated from the coding sequence ATGCCCCTGACAGATGCAGCGATCCGCAACGCCAAGCCGGGCGCCAAGCCGGTCAAACTCAGCGACGGCGCGGGTTTGTTCCTGCTGATCACAACGAAAGACCGGCGCTGGTGGAGACTGCGCTACCGCTTCGACAGCAAGGAAAAAATGCTCTCGCTCGGGACGTACCCGCAAGTTACCCTCAAGGACGCCCGACAGAAGCGCGACGAGGCCCGCGCGCTGCTCGCCAAGGGCATCGATCCGTCCGCACAACGCCAAGCCGAAAAGACCGCCGACGCTGGCGGGGATCGCTTCGCCGCCGTTGCCGAAGAATGGTTCAAAAAGTTCTCACCACGATGGGTACCCGGCTACCGGCTAAAGATTCGCGCGTGGCTCGATAAGGATCTGATCCCCTATCTCGGGTTTCTGCCGACCGACACGATCACCGCCCCCGAGCTGCTGGCCGTGGCGCGTCGTGTCGAGGCCCGGGGCGCGCTGCACACCGCCCACCGCCTGATACGCTGCGCTGGCCAGATCTTCCGCTATGCCGTTGCCACCGGCCGCGCGACCCGCGACCCGTCCGGGGATCTTCGCGGAGCATTGCCACCCGCCGACGCTGGACACTTCGCATCGGTAACCGACCCCGCCCGTGTCGCCGAGCTGCTGCGCATGATCGACGGTTACACCGGCACCCCGACCGTACGCGCCGCCCTTCGCCTTGCGCCGCTGGTCTTCGTCCGACCCGGGGAGCTGCGCAAAGCTGAATGGGAAGCCATCGATCTCGACGCGGCACAGTGGAGGTATACCGTCACCAAGACCAGGACCGAGCATATCGTTCCCCTGTCCACCCAATCCGTCGAGATCCTCCGGGAGCTCCACCCGCTCACTGGACACGGGCGCTATGTCTTCCCGTCGGCCCGTGGCGATGATCGACCGATGTCCGAGAACGCGGTTCTCGCCGCGATGCGTCGTCTCGGAATCCCGAAAGACGAGATGAGTGGTCACGGCTTCCGCGCGATGGCTCGCACGATTCTCGACGAGGTGCTCGGCTACCGGCCCGACCTCATCGAGCACCAGCTCGCGCATGCCGTGCGAGATCCCAACGGCCGCGCCTACAACCGCACCGCCCACCTTGCGGCCCGCACGACCATGATGCAGGGATGGGCGGATTATCTGGACGGCATCAAGATCGAGGGCTCGAACGTGGTCGGAATCCGCCGCGCGGGTAACCGCTGA
- a CDS encoding AlpA family transcriptional regulator: MKTPPAPTRIIRIPEAKRLVGVSRTTLYTWMRSGQFPAAVRIGPRAVGWRESDITDWMHSRDRVGGAA; this comes from the coding sequence ATGAAGACCCCTCCCGCCCCCACCCGAATCATCCGGATACCCGAAGCCAAGCGCCTCGTCGGCGTCTCCCGAACCACCCTCTACACATGGATGCGCTCCGGTCAATTCCCTGCGGCAGTCCGCATCGGACCCCGCGCGGTCGGCTGGCGTGAATCCGACATCACAGACTGGATGCACTCGCGCGACCGCGTTGGAGGTGCAGCATGA
- a CDS encoding toprim domain-containing protein: MSAATAAATPPTWRVIDDFAAAIAAAGLGSPDIIADGRIHRFRTADDKAGKLSGWYLLHLDRCAAGAFGSWKVGFQQTWSAKTEADEKIDFRAMIEDARRQRAVEQQATHRDAAYTASEIWSSCRRATPDHPYLIAKEIKPHIARVDSGNRLVLPIGDGSALTSLQFIGADGAKRFLSGGRISGCFFTLKGDGRRESILIGEGFATVATMTEVTGAPGVVAFNAGNLLPVAKRIRRIRPRAEIVVIGDNDRWTEGNPGRTKARAAALEIGAKLLLPNFEGMDFSDKPTDWNDWYRIARAAGRVSA; encoded by the coding sequence ATGAGCGCAGCTACCGCAGCAGCAACCCCTCCGACTTGGCGTGTCATCGACGACTTCGCCGCAGCAATCGCCGCGGCCGGTCTCGGGTCTCCCGACATCATCGCCGACGGACGCATCCATCGGTTCCGCACGGCAGACGACAAGGCCGGAAAACTGAGCGGCTGGTATCTGCTGCACCTAGATCGATGCGCGGCCGGCGCCTTCGGATCCTGGAAGGTCGGGTTTCAACAGACCTGGAGCGCCAAGACCGAAGCCGACGAGAAGATCGACTTCCGCGCGATGATCGAGGACGCCCGTCGACAGCGCGCTGTCGAGCAGCAGGCGACACACCGGGACGCAGCCTATACCGCCTCCGAGATCTGGTCATCCTGTCGTCGAGCAACCCCTGATCACCCCTATCTGATCGCCAAGGAGATCAAGCCGCACATCGCCCGCGTCGATTCCGGTAACCGCCTGGTGCTGCCGATCGGCGACGGCTCCGCACTCACCAGCCTTCAATTCATCGGCGCCGACGGCGCCAAGAGGTTTCTCTCGGGCGGCCGGATTTCCGGCTGCTTCTTCACCTTGAAGGGCGACGGGCGCCGCGAGTCGATCCTGATCGGCGAGGGCTTCGCCACCGTCGCGACCATGACGGAGGTCACCGGCGCACCGGGCGTTGTCGCCTTCAATGCGGGGAATTTGCTCCCGGTCGCCAAGAGGATTCGACGGATCAGGCCGCGCGCCGAGATCGTTGTCATCGGCGACAACGACCGCTGGACGGAGGGCAACCCAGGCCGCACCAAGGCCCGAGCTGCTGCTTTGGAAATCGGCGCCAAGCTGCTGCTCCCGAATTTCGAGGGCATGGATTTCAGCGACAAGCCGACCGATTGGAACGACTGGTACAGGATCGCCCGCGCGGCAGGGAGGGTTTCAGCATGA
- a CDS encoding DUF927 domain-containing protein — MAGAAKRRPGVYYHGVEEDLDDKKKRVDLWLCSPLILDATTFDRRGESYGRLLRFRDVRGRWHEWNCPMYLLRGSCEELRGELLGLGLEIDHKARGRLPNYLMHRAPKREVIAALSLGWHDDTFVFPDEAIGPTEIRYQSESATIADFDQRGTLAEWRDSVSVLASDNTVMTLAISASFAGPLLARVHMESCGLHFHGDSSGGKTTAVQAAVSVWGSRDMLRTWRGTNNGLEAAAAESTDTMLSLDEINEANGKEIGAIVYALANGRGKSRATRSGGARRIARWRTVVLSTGEKTLEARMAEDGARHHAGQDVRLLNVPTDGRRYGTFDSIHGRDSARAFADEIKTSSGRYYGTAGRAFVRYLVANIAEDFGAMVKTLTDRMPATEGQEARVARQFALIGTAGELATTAGITGWVPGAATKSAMDAFVIWRDARGKGNVETTKILSAVRDFIERYGDLRFTDSSYPDARPLRGDRAGYTRVIDGRVVYMLTPGGLGEAIKGFDRARALDALDAAGWLLYTSKGTKGERRTQSKIGGRNVGLYSIQLPDDENVDVERKEAA; from the coding sequence ATGGCCGGCGCCGCCAAGCGCCGCCCCGGCGTCTACTATCACGGCGTCGAGGAGGATCTGGACGATAAGAAAAAGCGGGTAGATCTTTGGCTGTGCTCGCCCCTGATCCTGGACGCGACAACCTTCGATCGGCGCGGAGAGTCCTATGGTCGACTGCTGCGGTTCCGCGACGTTCGCGGCCGTTGGCATGAGTGGAATTGTCCGATGTACCTGCTCCGCGGATCGTGCGAGGAGCTGCGCGGGGAACTCCTCGGGCTCGGGCTCGAAATCGACCATAAGGCCCGCGGGCGCCTCCCGAATTATCTGATGCACCGCGCACCCAAGCGCGAAGTCATCGCCGCCCTGTCGCTCGGCTGGCACGACGACACATTCGTGTTCCCTGACGAGGCGATCGGACCCACCGAGATCAGGTATCAGTCCGAATCCGCGACCATCGCAGACTTCGACCAGCGCGGCACGCTCGCCGAGTGGCGCGATAGCGTCTCGGTGCTGGCGAGCGACAACACCGTCATGACCCTCGCGATCTCGGCGTCGTTCGCTGGACCGCTGCTCGCAAGGGTTCACATGGAATCGTGCGGTCTGCATTTTCACGGCGACAGCTCGGGCGGCAAGACGACCGCGGTACAGGCTGCCGTTTCGGTCTGGGGTTCTCGCGATATGTTGCGCACCTGGCGCGGCACGAACAACGGGCTCGAAGCGGCCGCCGCCGAATCGACCGACACGATGCTCTCGCTCGACGAGATCAACGAGGCCAACGGCAAGGAGATCGGCGCCATCGTCTACGCCCTGGCCAACGGCCGCGGCAAGTCGAGGGCAACTCGGTCGGGAGGCGCGCGACGCATCGCCCGATGGCGCACCGTTGTCTTGTCGACCGGCGAGAAAACGCTGGAGGCGCGCATGGCCGAAGACGGCGCTCGCCATCATGCAGGACAGGATGTCCGTCTCCTCAACGTGCCAACCGACGGCAGACGCTACGGCACCTTCGACTCGATTCACGGGCGCGACAGCGCGCGCGCGTTCGCCGACGAGATCAAGACCAGCTCGGGACGCTACTACGGCACGGCCGGGCGCGCGTTCGTGCGCTACCTCGTCGCCAACATCGCCGAAGACTTTGGCGCAATGGTCAAAACCCTGACCGACCGCATGCCCGCGACCGAAGGCCAAGAGGCTCGTGTTGCGCGGCAGTTTGCCCTGATCGGCACGGCCGGCGAGCTTGCGACAACGGCCGGCATCACGGGATGGGTACCCGGCGCAGCAACGAAGTCTGCGATGGACGCCTTCGTCATCTGGCGAGATGCGCGCGGCAAGGGCAACGTCGAGACGACCAAGATACTGAGCGCCGTTCGCGACTTCATCGAGCGGTACGGCGACCTTCGGTTTACGGACTCATCCTACCCTGACGCTCGACCGCTCAGAGGAGATCGCGCGGGCTATACGCGCGTCATCGACGGACGTGTCGTCTACATGCTGACACCGGGCGGACTTGGTGAGGCGATCAAGGGTTTTGATCGCGCTCGCGCGCTGGATGCGTTGGACGCTGCCGGCTGGTTGCTCTACACGTCCAAGGGCACCAAAGGCGAGCGCCGAACACAATCGAAGATCGGAGGACGGAATGTCGGGTTGTATTCGATCCAGCTACCGGATGACGAAAACGTCGATGTCGAGCGCAAGGAGGCAGCATGA